One part of the Methylobacterium terrae genome encodes these proteins:
- the map gene encoding type I methionyl aminopeptidase, with translation MTVSSDDELEGLRRIGRIVADALEIMGKSIEPGMTTAELDRIGRDVLEREGARPAPEMVYGFPGATCISVNEEIAHGIPGNRRILAGDLVNVDVSAEKDGWFSDTGASFAVPPVTRAVERLCRDGRRAMWTGLRQVGAGKPLSGIGRAVGAFAKKNGYTLVRNLASHGVGASLHEEPTEIATWPDASERRIMAEGLVFTVEPFLSLGADFAENGDDPWTLYSRPQALTVQYEHTVVATRNGPLVLTMPSP, from the coding sequence ATGACGGTGTCGAGCGACGACGAGCTGGAGGGATTGCGGCGGATCGGCCGCATCGTCGCCGACGCGCTGGAGATCATGGGCAAATCGATCGAACCCGGCATGACCACGGCCGAGCTCGACCGGATCGGGCGCGACGTCCTCGAGCGCGAGGGCGCCCGCCCGGCGCCCGAGATGGTCTACGGGTTCCCGGGCGCGACCTGCATCAGCGTCAACGAGGAGATCGCCCACGGCATCCCGGGGAACCGCCGGATCCTGGCCGGCGACCTCGTCAACGTCGACGTCTCGGCCGAGAAGGACGGCTGGTTCTCCGATACCGGCGCCTCCTTCGCGGTGCCGCCGGTGACCCGGGCGGTCGAGCGGCTGTGCCGGGACGGGCGCCGGGCGATGTGGACCGGCTTGCGCCAGGTCGGGGCCGGCAAGCCGCTGTCGGGCATCGGCCGGGCGGTCGGCGCCTTCGCGAAGAAGAACGGCTACACCCTGGTGCGCAACCTCGCGAGCCACGGCGTCGGCGCCTCGCTGCACGAGGAGCCGACCGAGATCGCGACCTGGCCCGACGCCTCCGAGCGCCGGATCATGGCCGAGGGGCTGGTCTTCACCGTCGAGCCGTTCCTGTCGCTCGGCGCCGACTTCGCCGAGAACGGCGACGATCCCTGGACCCTCTACAGCCGGCCGCAGGCGCTGACGGTGCAGTACGAGCACACGGTGGTGGCGACCCGCAACGGGCCCCTCGTCCTCACCATGCCGAGCCCGTAG
- a CDS encoding bestrophin family protein, with protein sequence MIVRSRPGALAILFALRGSILPQIAPQVIGITAVACLVVATEQGWARAIPLHAGIGPFTLIGLALSIFLSFRNNACYDRWWEARKVWGALIVEARGLARLLGALLPEDEARRRRCLNRLAGFTHALHARLRGRDAAAEAAPFLPEAERGRLAACASPADAALTGLAIDLGGAVREGALSDVSFGLIEGKLAGLSGVQAACERIQGTPLPFAYTLLLYRTAWLYCLLLPFGLAASLGWGTPVATALVAYTFFGLDALGDELEEPFGAAANDLPLDALLRTVDGVVQDALGEPVPPPLAPERYWLR encoded by the coding sequence ATGATCGTCCGTTCCCGCCCCGGCGCCCTCGCGATCCTGTTCGCGCTGCGCGGGTCGATCCTGCCGCAGATCGCCCCGCAGGTGATCGGGATCACGGCGGTGGCCTGCCTGGTGGTGGCGACGGAGCAGGGCTGGGCCCGCGCGATCCCGCTCCATGCCGGCATCGGGCCGTTCACGCTGATCGGCCTCGCCCTGTCGATCTTCCTCAGCTTCCGCAACAACGCCTGCTACGATCGCTGGTGGGAGGCCCGGAAGGTCTGGGGCGCCCTGATCGTCGAGGCGCGGGGCCTTGCCCGCCTGCTCGGCGCGCTTCTGCCGGAGGACGAGGCTCGCCGGCGGCGCTGCCTGAACCGGCTCGCCGGCTTCACCCACGCGCTCCATGCCCGCCTGCGGGGCAGGGACGCCGCGGCCGAGGCGGCCCCGTTCCTGCCGGAGGCCGAGCGCGGGCGCCTGGCCGCCTGCGCGAGCCCCGCCGACGCGGCGCTGACCGGCCTCGCGATCGATCTCGGCGGGGCCGTGCGGGAGGGCGCCTTGAGCGACGTGTCGTTCGGCCTGATCGAGGGGAAGCTCGCCGGGCTGTCGGGCGTGCAGGCGGCCTGCGAGCGCATCCAGGGCACGCCCCTGCCCTTCGCCTACACGCTGCTCCTCTACCGCACCGCCTGGCTCTACTGCCTGCTCCTGCCGTTCGGGCTGGCTGCGTCCCTGGGCTGGGGCACGCCGGTGGCGACGGCGCTCGTCGCCTACACGTTCTTCGGCCTCGACGCGCTCGGCGACGAGCTCGAGGAGCCGTTCGGCGCGGCCGCCAACGACCTGCCCCTCGACGCGCTCCTGCGCACCGTCGACGGCGTGGTGCAGGACGCCCTCGGCGAGCCGGTGCCGCCGCCGCTGGCGCCGGAGCGCTACTGGCTGCGCTGA
- a CDS encoding RidA family protein, translated as MAQARPTRDAVFPPGRQALYDKHRYSAAIRSGDLLFVSGQVGSREDGSPEPKFEAQVAQAFARLAAVLAAAGCTFDDVVDVTTFHTDPEAQFDAVMRVRDRVIGEPPYPNWTAVGVTWLAGFDFEIKAIARIPAGGRAAGA; from the coding sequence ATGGCGCAAGCCCGACCCACCCGCGACGCCGTCTTCCCGCCCGGCCGGCAGGCCCTCTACGACAAGCACCGCTACTCGGCGGCGATCCGCTCCGGCGACCTCCTGTTCGTCTCCGGCCAGGTCGGCAGCCGCGAGGACGGGTCGCCCGAGCCCAAGTTCGAGGCCCAGGTCGCGCAGGCCTTCGCCCGGCTCGCGGCGGTGCTGGCGGCGGCGGGCTGCACCTTCGACGACGTCGTCGACGTGACGACCTTCCACACCGACCCGGAGGCGCAGTTCGACGCGGTGATGCGGGTGCGCGATCGGGTGATCGGCGAGCCGCCCTACCCGAACTGGACCGCCGTCGGGGTGACCTGGCTCGCGGGCTTCGACTTCGAGATCAAGGCGATCGCGCGCATTCCCGCCGGCGGCCGGGCGGCCGGCGCTTGA
- a CDS encoding TetR/AcrR family transcriptional regulator: MAGRRARMMEETKGKLLRAARDAFATKGYAAASMDDLTAEAGLTRGALYHHFGDKKGLLQAVIDRIDAEMAARLRVVGEGAPTPWHGLLDEYRAYIEMALEPEIQRIVLLDGPAVLGDPSRWPSQNACLAETTRRIGALVADGAIPAIDPEAAARLLNGASLHAALWVAASDAPEAVLGKALDAFRRLAEGLGRPA; the protein is encoded by the coding sequence ATGGCCGGACGACGCGCGCGGATGATGGAGGAGACGAAGGGGAAGCTCCTCCGGGCCGCCCGGGACGCCTTCGCGACGAAGGGCTACGCGGCCGCCTCGATGGACGACCTGACCGCCGAGGCCGGGCTGACGCGCGGCGCGCTCTACCACCATTTCGGCGACAAGAAGGGGCTGCTCCAGGCGGTCATCGATCGCATCGACGCCGAGATGGCGGCGCGGCTGCGGGTCGTCGGCGAGGGCGCGCCGACGCCGTGGCACGGGCTCCTCGACGAGTACCGGGCCTATATCGAGATGGCGCTGGAGCCCGAGATCCAGCGCATCGTGCTCCTCGACGGCCCGGCGGTGCTCGGCGATCCGTCCCGCTGGCCGAGCCAGAACGCCTGCCTCGCCGAGACGACCCGGCGCATCGGGGCCCTCGTCGCGGACGGGGCGATCCCGGCGATCGACCCGGAGGCGGCGGCGCGCCTCCTCAACGGCGCCTCGCTCCACGCGGCTTTGTGGGTCGCGGCCTCGGACGCGCCCGAGGCGGTGCTGGGAAAGGCCCTCGACGCGTTCCGGCGGCTCGCCGAGGGGTTGGGGCGCCCAGCTTGA
- a CDS encoding long-chain fatty acid--CoA ligase — protein sequence MSQAEIVEALLAFIARDDATDDAFEALALRLFAHQFTHNAPYRRFAQARGRTPLTVRRWHDIPAVPIKAFKDLTLSCCPPEAAERVFMTSGTTGSGRGRSYHPTLAVYDASMLAGFSARIMRGRKTIRMGILFPDEAALPNSSLAHYLALAKERFGTPDSAVFVRQGGLDLDALLRALGEAEASGAPIALLGATYAFVPVMDALRDRGRRFALPPGSFLFDTGGFKGQSREIEPDAFYDGLSQAFGVPRAACFNMYGMTELSTQFYDDGNAACPPVKSGPHWIRSRVVDPLTGQDLPEGETGVLVHHDLAHFNSVSAILTEDAGVVVPGGFRLLGRVEGSASRGCSVAVAEFLAAAQG from the coding sequence ATGTCGCAAGCCGAGATCGTCGAGGCGCTGCTCGCCTTCATCGCGCGGGACGACGCGACCGACGACGCGTTCGAGGCGCTGGCCCTGCGGCTGTTCGCCCACCAGTTCACGCACAACGCGCCCTACCGCCGCTTCGCCCAGGCGCGCGGGCGCACGCCGCTCACGGTGCGGCGCTGGCACGACATCCCGGCGGTGCCGATCAAGGCGTTCAAGGACCTGACCCTGAGCTGCTGCCCGCCGGAGGCGGCCGAGCGGGTGTTCATGACGAGCGGCACGACCGGAAGCGGGCGCGGCCGCAGCTACCATCCGACGCTCGCGGTCTACGACGCCTCGATGCTGGCGGGCTTCTCCGCCCGGATCATGCGCGGGCGAAAGACGATCCGGATGGGCATCCTGTTCCCGGACGAGGCGGCGCTGCCGAATTCCTCGCTCGCCCACTACCTGGCGCTGGCGAAGGAGCGGTTCGGCACGCCGGACAGCGCGGTCTTCGTCCGTCAAGGCGGGCTCGACCTCGACGCGCTCCTGCGCGCGCTCGGTGAGGCCGAGGCCTCGGGCGCGCCCATCGCGCTGCTCGGCGCCACCTACGCCTTCGTGCCGGTGATGGACGCGCTTCGCGATCGGGGTCGCCGCTTCGCCCTGCCGCCGGGGAGTTTCCTGTTCGACACCGGCGGCTTCAAGGGCCAGTCGCGGGAGATCGAGCCGGACGCGTTCTACGACGGGCTGTCGCAGGCGTTCGGGGTGCCGCGGGCGGCCTGCTTCAACATGTACGGCATGACCGAGCTGAGCACACAGTTCTACGACGACGGCAACGCGGCCTGCCCGCCGGTGAAGTCCGGTCCGCACTGGATCCGCAGCCGCGTCGTCGATCCGCTGACCGGCCAGGATCTCCCGGAGGGCGAGACCGGCGTGCTGGTCCACCACGACCTCGCGCATTTCAATTCGGTCTCGGCGATCCTGACCGAGGATGCCGGGGTGGTCGTGCCCGGGGGCTTCCGGCTGCTCGGGCGGGTCGAGGGCTCGGCCTCCCGCGGCTGCTCGGTCGCGGTGGCCGAGTTCCTGGCCGCCGCACAGGGATGA
- a CDS encoding acyl-CoA reductase, with product MSAVEQAGHLPDIFPEPVGRRVAAHTAWGETVAVALPSLSEGQAGALCAHIRRQARERLRRMETARIVAAIDRASACLLDRAHPLRRKAEALLPVVTGYDRETVRLGLTSTLKTFRRPQLLRFLAEDFSDPGMLDGFRPAVKGGFVRAKAPDLLLHVWAGNVPALPLWSLVAGLLVKAGTIGKLASAEPLTAGWFAGLVAEADPELGECLAITWWKGGEDAIEGAFLGEADCVMAYGGNATLAALRAKLPITARFLPHGHRIGFAMVAREALDSRRAGPLARLAAHDVVRYEQQGCYAPQMLFVERGGAVAPDAFARHLAHELAAMASRHPRRRLDAGEAAAIAGWRSAHEMRALDGGAALLGDPADPWSVALLDEAAALSPSGLNRTVAVVALDDLAEVPALVAPHRAYLQTAGIAAAPARLLTLADDLAAVGVTRISAIGRMTAPEAGWHHDGRFSLLDLVTVTEIEASAEAAAEGFAPYAD from the coding sequence ATGAGCGCGGTCGAGCAGGCCGGCCACCTGCCGGATATCTTCCCCGAGCCGGTCGGCCGGCGCGTCGCCGCGCACACGGCCTGGGGCGAGACCGTCGCGGTCGCGCTGCCGTCCTTGAGCGAGGGCCAGGCCGGGGCCCTGTGCGCCCATATCCGACGCCAAGCCCGCGAGCGCTTGCGGCGGATGGAGACCGCCCGCATCGTCGCCGCCATCGACCGGGCGAGCGCCTGCCTGCTCGACCGCGCCCACCCCCTGCGCCGCAAGGCCGAGGCGCTGCTCCCGGTCGTCACCGGCTACGACCGCGAGACCGTGCGGCTCGGCCTGACGAGCACCCTCAAGACCTTCCGGCGGCCGCAGCTTCTGCGCTTCCTGGCCGAGGACTTTTCCGATCCCGGGATGCTCGACGGCTTCCGGCCGGCGGTGAAGGGCGGGTTCGTGCGGGCGAAGGCGCCCGACCTGCTGCTCCACGTCTGGGCCGGCAACGTCCCGGCCCTGCCGCTGTGGAGCCTCGTCGCGGGCCTGCTCGTCAAGGCCGGCACGATCGGCAAGCTCGCCTCGGCCGAGCCGCTGACCGCGGGCTGGTTCGCGGGGCTCGTCGCGGAGGCCGATCCCGAGCTCGGGGAGTGCCTCGCGATCACCTGGTGGAAGGGCGGCGAGGACGCGATCGAAGGAGCGTTCCTGGGAGAGGCCGATTGCGTCATGGCCTATGGCGGCAACGCGACGCTCGCGGCGTTGCGCGCCAAGCTGCCGATCACGGCCCGGTTCCTGCCGCACGGCCACCGCATCGGCTTCGCGATGGTCGCCCGCGAGGCGCTCGACAGCCGCCGCGCCGGCCCGCTCGCGCGGCTCGCCGCCCACGACGTCGTGCGCTACGAGCAGCAGGGCTGCTACGCGCCGCAGATGCTGTTCGTCGAGCGCGGCGGCGCGGTGGCGCCGGACGCGTTCGCCCGCCACCTCGCCCACGAGCTCGCCGCGATGGCGAGCCGCCACCCGCGCCGGCGGCTCGACGCGGGCGAGGCCGCCGCGATCGCCGGGTGGCGCAGCGCCCACGAGATGCGCGCCCTGGATGGTGGCGCGGCGCTCCTCGGCGACCCGGCCGATCCGTGGAGCGTCGCCCTCCTCGACGAGGCCGCCGCCTTGAGCCCGTCGGGCCTCAACCGCACCGTCGCGGTGGTGGCGCTCGACGATCTCGCCGAGGTGCCGGCCCTGGTCGCCCCCCATCGCGCCTACCTCCAGACCGCCGGGATCGCCGCCGCCCCCGCGCGGCTGCTGACGCTCGCCGACGACCTCGCGGCGGTCGGCGTCACCCGGATCTCGGCCATCGGCCGCATGACCGCGCCGGAGGCCGGCTGGCACCATGACGGGCGCTTCAGCCTCCTCGACCTCGTCACCGTGACGGAGATCGAGGCGAGCGCCGAGGCGGCGGCGGAAGGCTTCGCGCCCTATGCCGACTGA